The following are encoded in a window of Amycolatopsis lexingtonensis genomic DNA:
- a CDS encoding GlxA family transcriptional regulator: MAEFVHPNRHHVAVLVRHGMLVMELGIVHRLFGQARSASGEPLYEVVTCTLEPGPVRTDSDFTIPIDRGPEVLAEADTVIVPASLAEYEPMARVLTPPLKAALARIPGHARIASICTGAFVLAAAGLLDGRPATTHWRSAEELQDRFPEVDVDPCVLYTDDGDVLTSAGVAAGIDLVLHMIRRDHGAAVANEVARGTVVSPHREGGQAQFVRRLVPEPRTSSTKEARAWALENLHRPLTLRELAAREAMSTRTFTRRFREEVGISALQWLTQQRVERARQLLEETDLPVDRVATEAGFGTAASLRQHFQAALGVSPSAYRSTFRGELATQAG; the protein is encoded by the coding sequence ATGGCCGAATTCGTGCACCCGAACCGCCACCACGTCGCCGTCCTGGTCCGCCACGGCATGCTCGTGATGGAGCTGGGCATCGTCCACCGGCTGTTCGGGCAGGCGCGGTCGGCCTCCGGCGAGCCGCTGTACGAGGTCGTGACCTGCACGCTCGAGCCCGGCCCGGTGCGCACCGACTCGGACTTCACCATCCCGATCGACCGCGGCCCCGAAGTGCTGGCCGAGGCGGACACGGTGATCGTCCCCGCGTCCCTGGCCGAGTACGAGCCGATGGCCCGCGTGCTGACCCCGCCGCTCAAGGCCGCGCTCGCCCGCATCCCCGGCCACGCCCGGATCGCGTCGATCTGCACCGGCGCGTTCGTGCTCGCCGCGGCCGGGCTCCTCGACGGCCGCCCGGCCACCACCCACTGGCGCTCCGCCGAGGAACTGCAGGACCGGTTCCCCGAGGTCGACGTCGATCCCTGCGTGCTCTACACCGACGACGGCGACGTCCTGACCTCGGCGGGCGTCGCCGCCGGCATCGACCTGGTGCTGCACATGATCCGCCGTGACCACGGCGCGGCCGTGGCCAACGAGGTCGCCCGCGGCACGGTCGTCTCCCCGCACCGAGAGGGCGGCCAGGCCCAGTTCGTCCGCCGCCTGGTGCCGGAACCGCGGACGTCGTCGACGAAGGAAGCCCGCGCGTGGGCCTTGGAAAACCTGCACCGGCCGTTGACCCTGCGCGAACTCGCCGCCCGCGAGGCGATGAGCACCCGGACGTTCACCCGCCGCTTCCGCGAGGAAGTCGGCATTTCGGCCTTGCAGTGGCTGACCCAGCAACGCGTCGAGCGCGCCCGCCAGCTCCTCGAGGAAACCGACCTCCCGGTCGACCGCGTCGCCACCGAAGCGGGCTTCGGGACGGCGGCGTCCCTGCGCCAGCACTTCCAAGCGGCCCTCGGGGTGTCGCCGAGCGCGTACCGCTCGACGTTCCGCGGCGAACTGGCCACGCAAGCCGGGTAA
- a CDS encoding NAD(P)-dependent oxidoreductase, with translation MGESKKHVSVLGLGRMGSALAGAFLGAGHDVSVWNRSPLKAGPLLDRGARLAATPAEAAAADVIVSCLSTYESQQPVLDAASLRGRTLVNLTSGTPEQARGVAKWAASEGIDYVDGVIMAVPQGIGTPGARILYSGSEPAFTAQREVLEVLGEPVFLGEDAGMAALHDLALLGIMWSAMGGYLHALALVGSEGVTPAEFTPMALDWLSSVGGFLAGIGAQVASGDYETDVSALDINAAGLGLLVETSREQGISTEVPAALRALFDRAVAAGHGAHAIASVIEEIR, from the coding sequence ATGGGAGAAAGCAAGAAACACGTGAGCGTGCTCGGCCTGGGGCGGATGGGCTCCGCCCTCGCCGGCGCGTTCCTGGGGGCGGGACACGACGTCTCGGTGTGGAACCGGTCGCCGCTCAAGGCGGGCCCGCTGCTCGACCGCGGCGCCCGGCTCGCGGCCACGCCGGCGGAGGCGGCCGCGGCGGACGTGATCGTCAGCTGCCTGTCCACCTACGAAAGCCAGCAACCGGTGCTGGACGCGGCCTCGCTGCGGGGCCGGACACTGGTGAACCTCACGTCCGGGACGCCGGAACAGGCCCGCGGCGTCGCGAAGTGGGCGGCCTCGGAAGGCATCGATTACGTGGACGGCGTCATCATGGCGGTGCCGCAGGGCATCGGCACGCCGGGCGCGCGGATCCTCTACAGCGGCTCGGAACCGGCGTTCACGGCCCAGCGAGAGGTACTGGAAGTACTGGGCGAGCCGGTGTTCCTCGGCGAGGACGCCGGGATGGCGGCACTCCACGACCTGGCGCTGCTCGGGATCATGTGGTCGGCGATGGGCGGCTACCTGCACGCGCTCGCCCTGGTCGGCAGCGAAGGCGTCACGCCGGCGGAGTTCACGCCGATGGCGCTGGACTGGCTGTCGTCGGTCGGCGGCTTCCTGGCCGGGATCGGCGCGCAGGTGGCCAGCGGCGATTACGAAACCGATGTGTCCGCTTTGGACATCAACGCGGCCGGGCTCGGCCTGCTCGTCGAGACGAGCCGCGAACAGGGCATCAGCACGGAGGTGCCCGCCGCCCTGCGGGCGTTGTTCGACCGCGCGGTGGCGGCGGGCCACGGCGCGCACGCGATCGCGAGCGTCATCGAGGAGATCCGGTGA
- a CDS encoding sigma-70 family RNA polymerase sigma factor encodes MDELAELFEAERGRLRGLAYRMLGSAAEADDAVQEAWLRLTRTGSVDNLAAWLTTVVSRVCLDVLRSRKARGEEPFAVVPEPVDDADPAGEAELADSVGRALLVVLDALGPAERIAFVLHDLFAVPFDRIAPVLDRTPVAAKKLASRARQRVRGTSPLPPADLARHRRVVDAFLTAARGGDLAALLEVLAPDVVRRADAAALPAGAALEVRGARAVAEETRVFGKRARFAEAALIDGSIGVVVAPRGRLSLVLTVVVDGDRVAAYEVIAAPARLASLHIAVDHSNR; translated from the coding sequence ATGGACGAGCTGGCGGAGTTGTTCGAGGCCGAGCGCGGCAGGCTGCGCGGGCTGGCCTACCGGATGCTCGGCTCGGCGGCCGAAGCGGACGACGCCGTCCAGGAAGCGTGGCTGCGGCTCACCCGGACCGGGTCAGTCGACAACCTGGCGGCCTGGCTGACCACGGTCGTTTCCCGCGTCTGCCTCGACGTGCTGCGCTCCCGGAAGGCGCGCGGCGAGGAGCCGTTCGCGGTGGTGCCGGAGCCGGTCGACGACGCCGATCCGGCCGGCGAAGCCGAGCTGGCCGACTCGGTGGGCCGCGCGCTGCTCGTCGTTCTCGACGCGCTGGGGCCGGCCGAGCGGATCGCGTTCGTGCTGCACGACCTGTTCGCGGTGCCGTTCGACCGGATCGCGCCGGTGCTGGACCGCACGCCGGTGGCGGCGAAGAAGCTGGCGAGCCGGGCGCGGCAGCGGGTGCGGGGCACGTCGCCGCTACCGCCGGCCGATCTGGCGAGGCACCGCCGGGTGGTGGACGCGTTCCTGACCGCGGCCCGCGGCGGCGACCTCGCCGCGCTGCTCGAAGTGCTGGCGCCGGATGTCGTCCGCCGCGCCGACGCGGCCGCGCTGCCGGCGGGAGCGGCGCTCGAGGTGCGCGGAGCCCGTGCGGTGGCGGAGGAAACGCGGGTGTTCGGGAAGCGGGCCCGGTTCGCCGAGGCGGCGCTGATCGACGGCTCGATCGGGGTCGTCGTCGCCCCGCGCGGACGGCTTTCGCTCGTGCTCACCGTGGTGGTCGACGGCGATCGGGTGGCGGCGTACGAGGTGATCGCGGCACCCGCTCGCCTCGCTTCGCTGCACATCGCGGTCGACCACTCGAACAGGTGA
- a CDS encoding FAD-dependent monooxygenase, giving the protein MTSNRVLISGASVAGPALAFWLRRYGFTPTVVERAPELRDGGYAVDFRGASLDVLDRMGLLGAVEAAATRMGEVTYVDGQDRPLVVTPPTYQSGELEILRGDLSRILYDATKDDVEYVFGDSITGITERGDGITVTFAHGEPREFDLVIGADGLHSNVRSLVFGDERRFRHDLGYYVSICTVPNHLALDHVGRFHNEPNRTVGVYSARDNSEAKALFWFGADRLDYDHRDVGQQRRIVEERFAGVGWETPALVDAMRAAPDFYFDSASQIKLDSYARGRVALVGDAAYCAAPLSGMGTSLAVVGAYVLAGELASASYETAFAAYEREMRPFVDACQKLAEGNGKWFVPPTRAWLKFRNLTYRLLPYLPWRKLIEELPLKAGNAITLKQYAEVPV; this is encoded by the coding sequence ATGACGAGCAACCGAGTCCTCATCTCCGGCGCGAGCGTCGCCGGCCCCGCCCTCGCCTTCTGGCTCCGCCGGTACGGCTTCACGCCGACGGTCGTCGAACGCGCACCCGAACTGCGTGACGGCGGCTACGCGGTCGACTTCCGCGGTGCGTCGCTGGACGTCCTCGACCGCATGGGCCTGCTCGGCGCGGTCGAAGCGGCCGCGACGCGGATGGGCGAAGTGACCTATGTGGACGGTCAAGACCGGCCGCTGGTCGTCACGCCCCCGACGTACCAGAGCGGCGAACTCGAGATCCTGCGCGGCGATCTCTCGCGCATCCTGTACGACGCCACGAAGGACGACGTCGAGTACGTCTTCGGTGACTCGATCACCGGCATCACCGAGCGCGGCGACGGCATCACGGTGACCTTCGCGCACGGTGAACCGCGCGAGTTCGACCTCGTCATCGGCGCCGACGGGCTGCACTCGAACGTGCGCTCGCTGGTCTTCGGCGACGAGCGGCGGTTCCGCCACGACCTCGGCTACTACGTCTCGATCTGCACCGTGCCCAACCACCTGGCGCTCGACCACGTCGGCCGGTTCCACAACGAGCCCAACCGCACGGTCGGCGTCTACAGCGCGCGGGACAACAGCGAAGCCAAGGCGTTGTTCTGGTTCGGCGCCGACCGGCTCGACTACGACCACCGAGACGTCGGGCAGCAGCGCCGGATCGTCGAGGAACGGTTCGCCGGCGTCGGCTGGGAGACGCCGGCGCTGGTCGACGCCATGCGTGCGGCGCCGGACTTCTACTTCGACTCGGCGAGCCAGATCAAGCTCGACTCGTACGCACGCGGGCGCGTCGCGCTGGTCGGCGACGCCGCCTACTGCGCCGCGCCGCTTTCGGGGATGGGCACGAGCCTGGCGGTCGTCGGCGCGTACGTGCTGGCGGGCGAGCTGGCTTCGGCGTCGTACGAAACGGCGTTCGCCGCGTACGAAAGGGAAATGCGGCCCTTCGTCGACGCGTGCCAGAAACTGGCGGAGGGCAACGGGAAGTGGTTCGTCCCGCCGACGCGCGCGTGGCTGAAGTTCCGCAACCTCACCTACCGGCTGCTGCCGTACCTGCCGTGGCGCAAGCTGATCGAGGAGTTGCCGCTCAAGGCGGGCAACGCGATCACGCTGAAGCAGTATGCGGAGGTGCCGGTGTGA
- a CDS encoding VOC family protein gives MYEVDFAEFPSTSAAASGRFFERAFGWSVTPYGPDYTDVRAAGLTLGFQSDAAERPSAPLITIRTDDLPAAREAVVAAGGVVTKEPFAFPGGRRFHFREPGGSELAVWCPQE, from the coding sequence ATGTACGAAGTCGACTTCGCCGAGTTCCCGTCCACGTCGGCCGCGGCGTCCGGGCGGTTCTTCGAGCGCGCGTTCGGCTGGAGCGTGACACCGTACGGCCCGGACTACACCGACGTCCGGGCCGCCGGCCTGACGCTGGGGTTCCAGTCCGACGCGGCGGAGCGACCCAGCGCACCCTTGATCACGATCCGCACGGACGACCTCCCCGCCGCCCGCGAGGCGGTGGTGGCCGCGGGCGGCGTGGTGACGAAGGAACCGTTCGCCTTCCCCGGCGGGCGGCGGTTCCACTTCCGGGAACCAGGCGGGAGCGAGCTGGCGGTGTGGTGCCCGCAGGAGTAG
- a CDS encoding TetR/AcrR family transcriptional regulator, whose amino-acid sequence MSPRKAAAQKDGQSLHDLLVEAAEKLIATRGTAGLTVREIARSAGVADGVLYNHFSDKEELVAWALDRHVRAAEMFLGKLPVAGEGTLADNLRRHLEYGLGLHRVIVPAFSGLYGNPEILQRFADLGERPADWRDRLLAYLKEEQALGRLRPESEVDAVAALLVGYCHETVLGTIFPHASRTNPPEPDAVVRTVLNGIAP is encoded by the coding sequence ATGTCACCGAGGAAAGCCGCGGCCCAGAAGGACGGGCAGTCCCTGCACGACCTCTTGGTCGAAGCCGCCGAGAAGCTGATCGCCACCCGCGGCACAGCGGGCCTGACGGTGCGCGAAATAGCGCGCTCGGCAGGCGTCGCCGACGGCGTGCTGTACAACCACTTCTCCGACAAGGAGGAGCTGGTGGCCTGGGCCCTGGACCGGCACGTGCGCGCGGCGGAGATGTTCCTGGGCAAGCTGCCGGTGGCGGGCGAAGGAACGCTGGCGGACAACCTCCGGCGCCACCTGGAGTACGGCTTGGGTCTCCACCGCGTGATCGTCCCGGCCTTCAGCGGCCTCTACGGCAACCCGGAGATCCTCCAGCGCTTCGCGGACCTCGGCGAGCGGCCGGCCGACTGGCGCGACCGCCTGCTGGCGTACCTGAAGGAGGAGCAGGCCCTGGGCAGGCTCCGCCCCGAGTCCGAAGTGGACGCAGTGGCGGCCCTGCTGGTGGGCTACTGCCACGAGACGGTGCTGGGCACGATCTTCCCCCACGCGAGCCGAACGAACCCCCCGGAGCCGGACGCGGTGGTCCGGACGGTGCTCAACGGCATCGCCCCATAG
- a CDS encoding SDR family oxidoreductase codes for MKYLGKKAVVTGGTHGMGLAVVRALLDGGAEVLLTGRDVSPLEGKLPGKAHLLSSDAARLTDVAELGAVAAEKLGELDLVFLNVGFSTLTPYEAATPEVYDRTFDVNTKGAYFTAQRLAPLVRSGGSFVFTTSVAAEAGIAGMGLYSAAKAAVRSFARTYAAELAPRGIRVNVVSPGYTDTPTMGVTGVPAEVLAGFKTHGDEITPLKRHATPEEVAAAVLFLAFEATFTTGADLPVDGGLGQRLTLPA; via the coding sequence GTGAAGTACCTGGGGAAGAAGGCCGTCGTCACCGGCGGCACGCACGGCATGGGCCTGGCGGTGGTGCGCGCCCTGCTCGACGGCGGCGCCGAGGTGCTGCTGACCGGCCGCGATGTCTCGCCGCTCGAGGGGAAACTGCCGGGCAAGGCCCACCTGCTGTCGTCCGACGCGGCCCGCCTGACCGATGTCGCCGAGCTGGGCGCGGTCGCCGCCGAGAAGCTCGGCGAGCTGGACCTGGTGTTCCTCAACGTCGGCTTTTCGACGCTGACCCCGTACGAGGCGGCGACGCCCGAGGTCTACGACCGCACCTTCGACGTCAACACCAAGGGCGCGTACTTCACGGCGCAGCGCCTGGCCCCGCTGGTGCGCTCTGGTGGTTCGTTCGTCTTCACGACGTCGGTCGCCGCCGAGGCCGGGATCGCCGGGATGGGCCTGTACTCGGCGGCGAAGGCGGCGGTGCGGTCGTTCGCGCGCACCTACGCGGCCGAGCTGGCGCCGCGCGGGATCCGGGTCAACGTGGTCAGCCCGGGCTACACGGACACGCCGACGATGGGCGTCACCGGCGTCCCGGCCGAAGTCCTGGCGGGGTTCAAGACCCACGGCGACGAGATCACGCCGTTGAAACGCCACGCGACGCCCGAGGAAGTGGCGGCGGCGGTGCTGTTCCTGGCCTTCGAGGCGACGTTCACCACCGGCGCCGACCTCCCCGTGGACGGCGGTCTCGGCCAGCGCCTCACCCTGCCCGCGTGA
- a CDS encoding alkene reductase, whose protein sequence is MSLLTPADLGGWRLPNRVVLAPTTRARVPGGVPGDLQTAYYAQRAGAGLVIAEGTWVSERAIGFANVPGLYTEAQVAGWRRVTDVVHSLGGRIVVQLWHTGSVSHPDILGAHPAGPSAVNPEEPVYLATGRSSTPTPRELSVAEIRATVADYGTAARNARRAGFDGVEIAANGVYLLAQFLHPRLNHRTDAYGGSAANRRRLLTEVVEAAREHGRVGVRLSPWWTGGLFTVDEELRTEYDALVAALDVDYLHLRGPDTGPDFAAFARYRRLFGGFVIVNNGFGRDTGNAVVDAGITDAVSFARHFVANPDLVTRFALDLPLAPGDPATYYGGGAAGYVDQPQVAVSR, encoded by the coding sequence ATGAGCTTGCTGACCCCCGCCGACCTGGGCGGATGGCGCCTGCCGAACCGCGTCGTGCTGGCGCCGACCACCCGGGCCCGCGTCCCCGGCGGTGTGCCCGGCGACCTGCAGACCGCCTACTACGCGCAGCGCGCCGGCGCGGGGCTCGTCATCGCCGAGGGGACCTGGGTGAGCGAACGCGCCATCGGCTTCGCGAACGTCCCGGGCCTCTACACCGAAGCGCAGGTCGCGGGCTGGCGGCGGGTCACGGACGTCGTGCACTCGCTCGGCGGGCGGATCGTGGTGCAGCTGTGGCACACCGGGTCCGTCTCGCACCCGGACATCCTCGGCGCGCACCCGGCCGGGCCCTCGGCGGTGAACCCCGAAGAGCCGGTGTACCTCGCCACCGGACGAAGTTCGACACCGACGCCGCGGGAGCTGAGCGTGGCCGAGATCCGGGCCACCGTCGCGGATTACGGCACGGCGGCGAGGAACGCGCGCCGCGCCGGCTTCGACGGCGTCGAGATCGCGGCCAACGGCGTGTACCTGCTCGCCCAGTTCCTGCACCCGCGGCTCAACCACCGCACCGACGCCTACGGCGGGTCCGCGGCCAACCGGCGGCGCCTGCTCACCGAGGTCGTCGAGGCGGCCCGCGAACACGGCCGGGTCGGCGTCCGGCTGTCGCCGTGGTGGACCGGCGGGCTGTTCACCGTCGACGAAGAACTCCGCACCGAGTACGACGCGCTGGTCGCCGCGCTCGACGTGGACTACCTGCACCTCCGCGGGCCCGACACCGGACCGGACTTCGCCGCCTTCGCGCGCTACCGGCGGCTGTTCGGCGGTTTCGTGATCGTCAACAACGGCTTCGGCCGCGACACCGGGAACGCCGTGGTCGACGCGGGGATCACCGACGCGGTCTCCTTCGCCCGGCACTTCGTCGCGAACCCGGACCTGGTGACGCGGTTCGCGCTCGACCTCCCGCTCGCGCCCGGCGACCCGGCGACGTACTACGGCGGCGGCGCGGCCGGGTACGTCGATCAGCCGCAGGTGGCGGTGTCCCGGTAA
- a CDS encoding NAD(P)H-dependent oxidoreductase, producing MNVLWVFAHPEPRSLSGALRDDGLRTLQELGHDVRESDLYAMKWNPVVDAADFGAEAGDERLVVGATSARAHARGELSADIVAEQEKLTWADAVVVQFPLWWYGLPAILKGWFDRVFVKGFGYGVRGEDGRTLRYGEGRLAGKRAVVVLTAGAREPAMGPRGVNGALADVLFPLHHGTLFYAGMSVLPPVPVFGADRVSDEEFAEARELLRSRLRALATTEPIPFRTQNGGDYDDDLVLRPDRAPGGTGLDVHLTRAG from the coding sequence ATGAACGTCTTGTGGGTTTTCGCGCATCCCGAACCGCGCTCGCTGAGCGGGGCCCTTCGCGACGACGGGCTCCGGACACTTCAGGAGCTCGGGCACGACGTCCGGGAGTCGGACCTGTACGCGATGAAGTGGAATCCGGTCGTCGACGCCGCCGACTTCGGGGCCGAGGCCGGGGACGAGCGGCTGGTCGTCGGGGCGACGTCGGCGCGGGCGCACGCGCGGGGCGAACTGAGCGCGGACATCGTCGCCGAACAGGAAAAGCTGACCTGGGCGGACGCCGTCGTCGTGCAGTTCCCGCTGTGGTGGTACGGCCTGCCGGCGATCCTGAAGGGCTGGTTCGACCGCGTTTTCGTGAAGGGCTTCGGGTACGGCGTCCGCGGCGAGGACGGCCGGACCCTGCGCTACGGCGAAGGCCGGCTCGCGGGCAAGCGCGCGGTGGTGGTGCTCACCGCGGGCGCCCGCGAGCCGGCCATGGGGCCGCGCGGGGTGAACGGCGCGCTGGCCGACGTCCTGTTCCCGCTGCACCACGGGACGCTGTTCTACGCCGGGATGTCCGTGCTGCCGCCCGTTCCGGTCTTCGGTGCCGACCGGGTGTCCGACGAAGAATTCGCCGAAGCCCGCGAACTACTGCGAAGCCGCCTCCGCGCACTCGCCACGACCGAGCCGATCCCGTTCCGCACGCAGAACGGCGGTGACTACGACGACGACCTCGTCCTCCGCCCCGATCGCGCGCCGGGCGGCACCGGCCTGGACGTCCACCTCACGCGGGCAGGGTGA
- a CDS encoding class I SAM-dependent methyltransferase codes for MTGIVNTAQAEAWNGYEGEHWATHADRYDAVNSGFNRYLLEQVGLTDRVLDIGCGNGQLTRLAATRARSVIGVDLSGPMLATARARAAEVPNVSFEQGDVQVHPFPGGAFDLAVSRFGVMFFADPVAAFANVHRALSPGGRLAFLCMTALAGTDIGRLFGAMAPYLPQPTGPDGSGPTSFADPDRTKAVLTEAGFEDVACTHVEADQVWGHDVPDAAKFIADWGPVRHHLGLVDSATAARATDALTAALEEFATPDAVRLRGTAWLVTGRRS; via the coding sequence ATGACCGGGATCGTCAACACCGCACAGGCCGAAGCGTGGAACGGGTACGAGGGGGAACACTGGGCGACGCACGCCGACCGCTACGACGCGGTGAACAGCGGCTTCAACCGGTACCTGCTCGAGCAGGTCGGCTTGACGGACCGGGTACTCGACATCGGCTGCGGCAACGGCCAGCTGACCCGGCTGGCCGCGACCCGGGCCCGGTCGGTGATCGGCGTGGACCTGTCCGGGCCGATGCTCGCGACAGCACGCGCCCGGGCGGCGGAGGTCCCGAACGTGAGCTTCGAGCAGGGTGACGTCCAGGTCCACCCGTTCCCCGGCGGCGCGTTCGACCTGGCGGTGAGCCGCTTCGGGGTGATGTTCTTCGCCGACCCGGTGGCGGCGTTCGCCAACGTCCACCGCGCCCTGAGCCCGGGCGGGCGCCTGGCGTTCCTGTGCATGACGGCCCTGGCGGGCACGGACATCGGGCGGCTGTTCGGCGCGATGGCGCCGTACCTGCCCCAGCCGACCGGCCCGGACGGCAGCGGCCCGACGTCCTTCGCGGACCCGGACCGCACGAAGGCGGTGCTGACCGAAGCCGGCTTCGAAGACGTGGCGTGCACCCACGTCGAGGCGGACCAGGTCTGGGGCCACGACGTCCCGGACGCGGCGAAGTTCATCGCCGACTGGGGCCCGGTCCGCCACCACTTGGGCCTCGTCGACAGCGCGACGGCCGCCCGAGCGACCGACGCCCTCACCGCGGCCTTGGAAGAGTTCGCGACACCGGACGCGGTCCGCCTGCGCGGCACGGCGTGGCTGGTCACGGGAAGGAGGTCGTGA
- a CDS encoding winged helix-turn-helix transcriptional regulator codes for MQPRTYRCGLDAAVDVIGGRWKALILWALHAEPLRFGELKRKVAGISEKMLIQALRELEADEVVHREVFHEVPPKVEYSLTELGQRLNTALLPLGDWGEENMAGIAKRRGVTPAPPHTASA; via the coding sequence ATGCAGCCTCGGACCTACCGCTGCGGACTGGACGCGGCCGTCGACGTGATCGGCGGGCGCTGGAAGGCCCTGATCCTGTGGGCGTTGCACGCCGAGCCGCTGCGGTTCGGCGAGCTGAAGCGGAAGGTGGCCGGGATCAGCGAGAAGATGCTCATCCAGGCGCTGCGGGAACTGGAGGCGGACGAAGTCGTGCACCGCGAGGTGTTCCACGAGGTCCCGCCGAAGGTCGAGTATTCGCTGACCGAGCTGGGTCAGCGGTTGAACACCGCATTGCTGCCGCTGGGCGACTGGGGCGAGGAGAACATGGCCGGCATCGCGAAGCGCCGCGGCGTCACACCGGCACCTCCGCATACTGCTTCAGCGTGA
- a CDS encoding LysR family transcriptional regulator, with translation MDDVEVRELRYFRAVAEELNFSRAAERLGMAQPPLSRAIRLLERRLGVQLFERTSRHVALTPAGDVLFVESAKALDAVAAAVRRTRRAVQRMPALVVTARPGVATDLLRRIADAHPDPVEIRVSGFGEQAGLLRDGQADVAVLGCPGDHDGLDVEVLVSEPRVAALPAGHELARRSVLTCADFAGRATPFWPGSSAAERAYWSGQDVTGGPVTPGPVVRDSAQLLETVALGQAIALLPASVADLRSRNDVVYRPVVDATPYALALAWAATARDVRIARFVRTAVEISEARLRPGAVPAG, from the coding sequence ATGGACGATGTCGAGGTCCGTGAGCTGCGGTATTTCCGCGCGGTCGCCGAGGAGCTGAACTTCTCCCGCGCCGCCGAGCGGCTCGGGATGGCGCAGCCGCCGCTGTCGCGGGCGATCCGGTTGCTGGAGCGGCGGCTCGGCGTGCAGCTCTTCGAACGCACCAGCCGGCACGTGGCGCTGACGCCGGCCGGGGACGTCCTGTTCGTCGAGTCCGCGAAGGCGCTGGATGCCGTCGCCGCGGCGGTGCGGCGGACGCGGCGGGCGGTGCAGCGGATGCCGGCGCTCGTCGTCACCGCGAGGCCCGGGGTCGCGACCGATCTGCTGCGGCGGATCGCCGACGCGCACCCGGATCCGGTGGAGATCCGCGTCAGCGGGTTCGGTGAGCAGGCGGGCCTGCTGCGCGACGGCCAGGCCGACGTGGCGGTGCTCGGGTGCCCGGGCGACCACGACGGGCTGGACGTCGAAGTGCTCGTCAGCGAGCCGCGTGTCGCCGCGCTGCCTGCGGGGCACGAGCTGGCCCGGCGCTCGGTGCTGACCTGCGCCGACTTCGCCGGGCGGGCCACGCCGTTCTGGCCGGGTTCGTCCGCCGCGGAGCGGGCGTACTGGTCGGGGCAGGACGTCACCGGCGGGCCGGTGACGCCGGGGCCGGTGGTGCGCGACAGTGCCCAGCTGCTGGAGACCGTCGCGCTCGGGCAGGCGATCGCTCTACTCCCGGCGTCGGTGGCCGACCTGCGGTCGCGCAACGACGTCGTCTACCGGCCGGTGGTGGACGCGACGCCGTACGCGCTCGCGCTCGCCTGGGCGGCCACCGCGCGGGACGTGCGGATCGCGCGGTTCGTGCGGACAGCCGTCGAGATCAGCGAAGCACGACTTCGACCGGGAGCTGTGCCGGCGGGGTGA
- a CDS encoding transglutaminase domain-containing protein has translation MDDFYVSHSRFTDPGAHASWLDAAPRDLAALRAAAFQLVFHYWAHGDITRHGFPASRRDEITLRYASDMLARLRELDPAPPGGPRPPLHRIVGCCRDSTLLFVSMARHHGIPARARVGFADYLMPGWYLDHVVAEVHDGTDWHLVEPGFGGNVGFDLLDVPRDHFLTGADAWTAARAGDLDPAKLVVSPDLDAPFLRGLPYARHSLVLDLASLNKHEMLQWDLWGDLGTAALDPAAFARTDELAELMADADVDQLRVAFEAGDVRVPPVIRSLTPPAQLPVEVVLR, from the coding sequence ATGGACGACTTCTACGTCAGCCACAGCCGCTTCACCGACCCGGGCGCGCACGCGTCCTGGCTCGACGCGGCACCACGCGACCTGGCGGCCTTGCGCGCGGCGGCGTTCCAGCTCGTGTTCCACTACTGGGCCCACGGCGACATCACGCGGCACGGATTCCCGGCTTCCCGCCGGGACGAGATCACCCTGCGCTACGCGTCGGACATGCTCGCGCGCCTGCGCGAGCTCGATCCCGCACCACCCGGTGGGCCACGCCCGCCGCTGCACCGGATCGTCGGCTGCTGCCGCGACTCCACCCTCCTGTTCGTCTCGATGGCCCGCCACCACGGCATCCCGGCCCGCGCCCGCGTCGGCTTCGCCGACTACCTGATGCCCGGCTGGTACCTCGACCACGTCGTCGCCGAAGTCCACGACGGCACCGACTGGCACCTGGTCGAACCGGGCTTCGGCGGCAACGTCGGGTTCGACCTCCTCGACGTCCCCCGCGACCACTTCCTGACCGGCGCCGACGCGTGGACGGCGGCCCGCGCGGGCGACCTCGACCCGGCCAAGCTGGTCGTCTCCCCGGACCTGGACGCGCCGTTCCTGCGCGGCCTCCCGTACGCGCGCCACAGCCTCGTGCTCGATCTCGCCTCGCTCAACAAGCACGAGATGCTCCAGTGGGACCTCTGGGGTGACCTCGGCACCGCCGCGCTCGACCCGGCGGCCTTCGCCCGCACCGACGAGCTGGCCGAGCTGATGGCCGACGCCGACGTCGATCAGCTGCGGGTGGCGTTCGAGGCCGGCGACGTCCGGGTGCCGCCGGTGATCCGCTCGCTCACCCCGCCGGCACAGCTCCCGGTCGAAGTCGTGCTTCGCTGA